The Desulfoplanes formicivorans genomic sequence TCGCGATGCCCTCATCTGGAAAAAATTTGGAGGTCCGCCAAGATACTCATTCCTTCTTGCTCCCAAGGCTTCCCATGACTGTGGGGACTGGTTTTCAGAAACTTTCAGGGAAAAAACAAACAGGGGAATATGGGAATTTTCGCCCACAGGGGAAGGGGGACGGAATTTTATAGAATGGCTGGAGATGAGGATGTGATCCCGCAATCCACACAAATGGCATAACCCCAAGCCGAACACGTGGACTTTGATCCATGACGAGAGCCCCCTGTGTTAGGGAAGAGGTCGCGAGACGAGGTCTGCCGGTACATTTTAGACGGTATGGCAGCTGGTAAGGGGTCCAGGGGATTCAAATCAGCCCCTGTATTTGTCCTGTTCTACGAGGACGAGAAGACCAGTGAGTTCGGACCCGGTCACCTCAAGGGCAATGATGCCAGGTGGGAATTTTCACCAATACCGCCCTGGCGTGTGCGTTCATGACATGCAGCTGGCAGCCACGAGCCCGGGACTGAGGACCATGCGGGTGTCAGCATTCCGCAATCTTGAAGTACAGCAATGCGCCCGCAGACTTCTGAACACCCCAGCCATTTCAGACTGTTGGAAATGATGGCTCTGGGGCATTCCGCCATCACGCCCGGCAGGAACAAGTTGAGATGTGTGGACAATGTCATTCTTTCCAACCGGGCGAAGAATACCGTACGGACCAGGAACTTGTGAGGTGGTTCTGAGGTCAATGAGCAGGGACGCCGGAGTGATACCGGCAAAAGATACCATCAAAATAAATTTAACTATTTTGTAAAATTTTTAAATTTTGATCCAATACGCAAGCCAATAAATAACAATTATGTTATTTATTGGCTTTCGGATTTTTCAAAAACTTGGCGGGGTATTCACCCAAATAACCCTGGTCACGCTTTTTCCTGGATTCCTGTAGCTATGTTTCCGTTCCGAACGAAACAAAAAAGAGTCTCCCGGGCCCAGATGATAGGTGTTTCCTTCCAAAAACAGCTCCAATTGGCCTTCGAGAACATATCCCAAGTCTTCCCCTTCGTGCTGATATTCCCCGTCTGTGTGTCCCCCCGGCTGGATGATATGAATATTGGCCTGGAGCAGCCTGTCTGGTGCATGGGGGGCCAGGGCCTCGAGTACAATATCCTTGCCCGAACGCAGGGTGGACACATTCATCATGGGGCGTGAACCGGCACGCGCGATACAATCTTCTTCCTCACTCTGATAGAAAAGCGCGCTGGCACTCACATCCAAGGCCCGGGCAATGCGATGCAGACTCTTCAACGAAGGGTTGGCTTTGCCATGCTCGATCTTGGAAAGCATGCTTTCCGAACACCCCACAGCCTCGGCCAAATCCGCCAAACGCATCCCCTTCATGGTTCTTCGATGACGTATCCGTACCCCTAAGGAATTCTCACTCTCGCTCACGCCACAGTCCTCCTTGCCTGCCGTACATCCACTTGAAAAAAATTCAAGCATTTTCACAATCATGCATCATGCATGCTCACCTATCAGAATACACGCATAGTTCGCGGGTTACAAGCGTACACAATTCCACGTATCCTATTTTCCCTCGGGATGAAAAGGGGATACTTTTTTGTAAAAACATAAAATTACATGGAAAAACAAATGGCTTTGCACTGCCGCAGGCTATCCTTAAAGCAACATCAGAAAACATGCAAAAGAAAAATGCCTTTTTCCCCATCACAGGGATCATGGTTTTTGCAAATTTGTCACAAAAAACCTGCTCATACCCTTGCAATATACTATAACACATTAAATTTAAGAGATTTTTTATCTTTGGCATACCTATGGCTTGTAGCAATTCAAGTTACTTGAATAAAAATCCAGAAACTGGAGTAGACGTGCTGCAAACCCAACTACTTTGCAAATCCTTCGGCGCCTTGTTGGCCACCAACGAAGTCACCCTGAACGTGCGTCAAGGGACCATACACTCAATAATAGGCCCCAACGGCGCGGGAAAAACCACCCTCTTCAACCTTCTGGCCGGCGTTTTCCCGCCCACATCAGGCAAGGTCCTGTTTAAAAAGGAAGATATCTCCATGCGTACGGTCCACGAGCGCTGTCTTCTGGGCATTGGCCGCTCTTTTCAGGTCACCAGTATCTTCCCCGAGCTCAGTGTGGCCGAGAATGTTCGCCTGGCCTGTCAGACCAAATCGGGGCTGGGTCGCTCCCTGTTCCGGACTGCGGCTTCCAATTCCGAGATCAACGACCGAGCCGATGCCATCCTGGACTTCATGGGCATTCTTGCCCTGCGCGACGAGCCTGCAGGCACCATCCCCTATGGCAGTCAGCGGTCCCTGGACGTGGCCATTGCCATTGGTACCGAACCTGAACTCCTCCTTTTGGACGAGCCCACCAGCGGCATGAGCCCGGACGACACCCTGCGCATGATCGATCTCATTGATCGCCTGGCAGAACGGTTCACCATCGTGCTCATCGAGCACCACATGAACGTGGTCATGTCCATCTCGGACACCATCAGCGTTCTGCAGGGAGGAAAGATCATTGCCAAGGGCACGCCCGACGAGATCCAAAACAACGACATCGTGAAAAAAGCCTATCTCGGAGAGTCCACATGGTAGCCACAAATTCCACCATGATCAGCGTGAAGAATATCCATTCCTACTACGGCAAAAGCCACATTATCCAGGGCTTGTCCTTTGACGTGGCCCCGGGCGAATGCTTCACCTTTCTCGGACGAAACGGAGCCGGAAAGACCACCACCCTTCGCAGCATCATGGGTCTGGTCACCCCCAAGCAGGGCAGTATCACCTTTGGGGACACGGACATAACAAGGATGAAGCCCTACCAGATCGCCCGCCTGGGCATCGGCTATGTCCCTGAAGAACGCCAGATTTTTTCGGCACTGTCCGTGGAAGAGAACATGCTCATTGCCGGCAGGGACGATGCCGCATGGTCCCTGGAACGGATTTATGAACTCTTTCCCCGACTGGCAGAACGTCGCAACAACATGGGCAATGAGTTGAGCGGCGGGGAACAGCAGATGCTGGCCATTGCCCGGGCCCTGCGTCTCGATCCCCAGCTGCTGATTCTGGACGAGCCAACCGAAGGCCTGGCTCCCCTCATCATCGACATGCTCCTGAACACCATCCAGCTCATTAAAAAGGAGCATGTAACCATCATTCTAGTGGAACAGAACGTCAACGCAACTCTGGTGGTCACGGACCAGTACTGTATTTTGCAGCAGGGCGTTTCCGTCTTCAAGGGAAGCTGCAACGAATTTTGCCATCGCCCGGAACTCAAGGAACAGTATCTCGGCGTGTAGCTTCTTCATCAATCATTTTCCGTGCAATGTGATATCGTTTCATCCACCCTTTTCCGCCAACCCACACAAGGAGAGCCCCCATGTCCACGAAATTCAACCGCAGGAACTTTCTGAAATCAACTGCCGCCGCTGCAGCCGGTCTCACCCTGGGCCGTCTCGGCATGCCCGCCAAGGCCCATGCTTCCGGCGCATCTGTCAAACTCTTCCTGGGATGCACCATGTCCGGAGCCTATGCATCCACGGGATTGTACACTTCGCGCGGCATGCAACTGGCCATTGAAAACTTCGGGGGCACGGTGCTGGGACGTCCCATCGAACTCATCGAACGAGACACCCCCAATCCTGCCGAAGGCGTGCGCAAAGCTCAGGAAGCCCATGAACGCCTTGGTTGCAACATCATCACCATCTCTCCCAGCAGCTCCACCATTCTGGCCGTTTCGGAATACACCAAAAAAAACGGCATGCTCCTCTTTGGTCATGGCGGAAGCGACAAGATCACGGGATCGGCCTGCAACCCTTCCACCTTCCGCTGGCAGGTACCCACCTGGGGCGCCATCCGGGAAGTCGTCCCCCGCGTCATTTCCGAATACAAGGCCAAGACCTTCTACACCATCACTCCCAAATATGTTTTTGGTGAAGATCTCCTCAGAAATACCAAGGAAGTACTTGCAGACAAGGGCTTGAAGCTTCTGGGCAATTCCTTTCACAGCCTGGGTGAATCCGATTTCAGTTCCCATATCACCAAGGCCATGGCCGCAGGCGCCGATTGTGTCCTTTTCCTGAATTTCGGGGGGGACACGGTCAACGCCCTCAAACAGGCACACAACTTCGGCCTGAAACAGGTTTCCAAAATCGCCTGTGCCTGGGGTTCGGGCATCACTCAGATGAAGGCCATCGGCCCGGAGATCCTGGAAGGGGTCATCTGGGGGTTGCAGTATTTCTACAAAATCGACTCTCCCGAGAACAAGCGACTGGTGAAAACCTTCCAGGCCAAATACGGAGAGGTACCGCCGTACGTCACGGCCTCAACCTATGCCACCACCATGACCCTGCTCGAAGCCATAGACAGGGCAGGCAGTGACAAGCCGGCCAAGATCATCGCGGCCATTGAAGACTACACATATGCAGGTATCACCGGCGAAGAAGTGTACCGTTCCTGCGATCACCAGTGCATCAAGCCCTACTACTCGGTGCGCTGCAAGGCTCCTTCGGCCATGAAGACTCCCGAGGATTTCGGCGATATCATCGGCAGCTCCGCCAACTTCCAAGCCTGCGGACTCAACGGCTGCATCATGGATTAACCCGCAAAGGAAAATCCGGCATCGCCGCATGGTGTGGTGCCGGATTTTTCGCACAGGACTTTCATAATGACCAACCTCATCGTACTGCAAATATTCAACGGCCTGGTGCTGGGCATGATCTACGTCATGCTGGCCATGGGCCTGACCATTGTCTGGGGCATGATGGACATCATCAATTTTGCCCACGGTCTTTTCTTCGCCCTGGGCGCCTACTTTGCCTATTCCTATGTTCAGGTTACCGGAGATTTCTGGAGTGCGTTGCTCGTGGTTCCCCTGATGACCGCCGGGGTCGGCATGATTCTGGAGCGGACCCTCCTGCGCCGTCTTTACGGCCAGAACATCCTCTACCAGATCCTCATGACCTTCGGTCTGGCTCTCATCGGCCGGGAAGTGCTCATCCTCATCTACGGACCCGTGGGCAAGAGTTTTTCCATGCCCGAAGCCCTGGTGGGGGTGGTAAAAATAGGTACCCTGTTCTTTCCCGTCTACCGGGTATTCATCTTCTTTCTGGTCCTTGTGCTCACTGTGGGCATGTGGCTTTTCATTGAAAAGACACGCTACGGGTCCATTATCCGGGCCGGCACGGAAAATTCGGATATGGTCAGCTGCCTGGGTATCAATGTCTCCCTGGTGTTCACCCTGATATTCGGTCTGGCCCAGGCTCTGGCAGGACTCGGCGGCGTTCTGGCGGCTCCCATGCGCGGGGTGGAGCCCTTCATGGGTGATCTCATCCTCGGCATATGCTTTGCCGTTGTGGTCATAGGCGGCATGGGAAGTTTTATCGGCGCAGTCCTCGGCGGCCTTATTGTGGGCCTCTCCCAGAGTCTCATCACCCTGGTTTTGCCGAGCGCATCCGTCATCATCGTCTTCGTGATCATGGCCTTCATCCTGCTGATGAGACCACGAGGACTTATGGGAATAAGGGATTAATCATGACAACCTTCACCACAAACAAACCACCAAAAAACCTCTTCTCCTTCATCCGTCCGGACAACGCCATGTTTCCGGGACTCCTTTTGACCCTGGCCCTGTTGCCCCTGATCCTGCCCTATTATGCCCTGGGCACGGAAATCGTCCTCTTTGCCCTGGCAGCCGTGGCCTTTGACCTTTGCCTTGGCTACACGGGGGTGATGATATTCTGCCAGGCCTCGTTTTTCGGCACCGGGGTCTATGTGACCTCCCTGACCCTCATCCATCTTACCCAGAACATTTTTGCGGCTGTTTTCTGCGGGGTTGCCGCAGCCGCCCTCCTTTCCCTGCTCTTCGGATGGCTGGCCTCCACACGCTCGGGAAGCTATTCCGTGCTCCTTACCCTGGCCTTTAACGAACTCATCTATTTTATCGCGTACCAATGGAGCGATCTGACCGGAGGCGATGACGGGCTCACAGGGGTTCCCCGGCCCAATCTTGAAATTCCCGGCATCTTCAGCATCGACCTCCAATCGTCTCTTTCCTTTTATCTCTTTGCTGCCACCGTCTTTCTCATCTCGTTCATGATCATACGCCGCATCACCCTTTCCCCCTTTGGTGCCGTCCTCAAAGGCATCCGGGAAAACGAGGTCCGGGCCCAAGCCATTGGGTACAATGTCCGGCTGTACAAAATTGCCGTATTCGTTCTCGGCGGCATGTTCATGGGACTGGCCGGCAGCCTCTACTGCATGCACATCAACTTTGCCCACCTCCACAGCGTGCATTTTGAAACCTCGGGCAACATCGTCATGATGGTCCTTATCGGCGGAATGGGAACCCTGGTAGGTCCGGTTATCGGCGCAGGTCTCATTACCATGGCGTCGGAATTTGCCAGCACCCTGTGGGACCGCTGGCTCATCATCCAGGGCGTGGTCTTCATCCTTTTTGTCCTTTTTGCCCGGGGCGGTATCTGGGGAATCCTGGAGTCGGTCAGGGAAGGTTTCCGAAAACGAGCAGCCAGAAAAATCCGGAGTGCGGCCTGCGAAAAACCAGCAGAAAAAGGTCCGGAAAACATATCTTTCCTGCCCGGGATCACGGTTTCCAACGCAAACGACTGACCTGATTGTACCTGCACGGGTCATTTGGCATGACAATACAACTGAAGAAGAGTGAAAAACAATGAAAAGGACGTTGTACGAAAATGGTACGGTGGTGACCATGGACCAGAGGCTCTGGCAGGCCGATGCCCTGGTCACCGAGGGAAGCCGGATTCTCGGAGTGGGCGGACATGAGGCCATGACCGCCCTTGCCGGTCCCGACTGCAACAGGGTGGACATGCAGGGAGGTGCTCTTTTCCCCGGATTCAACGAGACCCACAACCATCTTTCCATGTATGCTGTCTGCCGGAAAAACGCCTACCTGGGGGCATGCGAGACCATTGCCCAGGTGGTGGATACCCTCAGGAAGCATGCGGCCAGCTCCGAGGACCCCATCATCGTCGGGTACTGCTATGACGACACCCTGCTCCAAGACGGTCGCCAGATCTCACGCCACGACCTTGATGAGGTGTCCCGAGACCGTCCGGTTGTCATCATCCACATCTCGGTTCACCTCGCGTTTTTGAACACCAGGGCCCTGGAGCATATGGGCATCGGACCGGACACGCCCGATCCCGAAGGCGGGATCATCCACAAGGATGCTGATGGCAAGCCAACAGGACGTCTCGACGAAACCGCCTGGTTCGCCATTTCCGACCGGCTTGGCTCCCCTGATCCCGAAACCTATGTGGACCTGCTGGATGGGGCCGTCAGGGAATTCAACGCCCAGGGCATCACCGGGGTGCACGACGGAGGGCTCGGTCTGGAAGGCATGCCCGATGTGGTCCTTTCCGCTTACCGCCGCCTTGAAGCCGAGGGGCGTCTGGGTATGCGGGTCTTTCTTTCCGCTTTGCCCGAAATTTTCGACCGGATGCAGCCCGAGCCCTATACGGAAATGGGAGATACCCGCGTTCTGCTGGGCGGGGTGAAGCTGTTTGTGGACGGCGCCATCCAGACCGAGACGGCCGCTCTTCTGGCCCCCTACGCCGACAGACAGGACTGGAAGGGCAAACTCATCGTGGACCCGGAGGAATTCGAGGAACAGGTGGCCAGGTATCACCGTGCCGGACACCACATGTCCATTCACGGCAACGGAGATGCGGCCATTGAAGCCATCATCACCGCCATGGAAAAGGCCGGAGTCGTCGGGTCTGATGCATCCCCGCGCCACATGCTCATTCACTGCCAGATGGCCCACAGGGACCAGTTGCTCAGGATTCGCAAGGCGGGCCTGATACCCAGCTTTTTCTGCAAGCATATTCACAACTGGGGCGATCGCCACCAGAAGATCTTTCTCGGCCCCGAGCGATCGGCACGTATTGATCCAGCGGGCGAGGCCGAAGCCATGGGGCTGCCCTTCACCCTTCATGTGGACACCCCGGTGCTGCCCGCTCAGGTCATTGATTCCATTCACACCGCCGTAAACCGCGTCACCCGTGACGGCAAAGTCCTGGGCCCGGACCTGGGGGTCACCCCCTACGGCGCAGTGGCTGCCTACACCAGCATGGCCGCCCTGTGCAGTCGATCCGAAAACCACCGGGGCACCCTGACCCCAGGTAAACTGGCGGACATGGTCCTGTTGGACCGTGACATGACCACCGTGTCACCGGAAACCATCTCTGCAACCAGAGTTCTACAAACCATTGTCGGCGGTGAAACCGTGTACTCGGCCTAGTTCCCCTTCCTGAACTTACGGAAGGGGGAACCTGTTTGTCTGACAGGAATGTTTGAAGAGACGTTCTCTTTGGAAATACACAGCCATCAAGCAAAAAACCTTTGTAACGCCAGGGCCGCATTTGCCCCATGAACCTCAAATCATATAAATTCAGAACCTCAACAACAGGAAAACAACGATGAAGCGACTGACAGATCCCCAAGAGATAATGGAGAAATCCAAAAAATATAATCTGCATTCATGGTCCGCCCAGAAGAAACTCTCACCCAAGGTCATAACAAGGGCAGAAGGAATCTATTTCTGGGATGGCGATGGCAAACGATATTACGACATGTCCTCGCAGCTGGTGAACATGAATATCGGACATGGCAACAAGAAGGTCATTGCTGCCATTCAGGAGCAGGCGGAGAAGCTTCCTTTTATTTCACCTGCCTGTGCCATTGACGTCAGATCACAGGTTGCCGAGATGATCATTGATGTTGCTCCGGACAATATGGGCAAGGTGTTTTTCACCCTGGCAGGAGCCGAGGCCAATGAAAACGCCATCAAGATCGCCAAGATGGTCACGGGACGTCACAAAATCTTTTCACGTTATCGTTCCTATCATGGTGCAACATACGGAGCAGCCAACCTGACCGGAGAACCGCGCCGCTATACCTGTGAACCGGGTATTCCCGGGTTCATCAAATTTTTCGATCCATATATTTATCAGGCACCCATACGCTTTGAAAATGAAGAAGCGGCAACCGCCTACTACCTTGCCCGTCTCAGGGAACAGATTCTCTATGAAGGCCGTGACCAGATCGCCGCCATTGTCCTTGAATCCGTAACCGGAAGCAACGGTGGCATCATCCCTCCCAAGGGTTATATGCAGGGGGTACGCGATCTTTGCACCGAATTCGGCATCATGATGGTCTGTGATGAGGTCATGGCCGGATGGGGACGCACAGGAGAATGGTTTGCCATAGACAATTATCACGTCCAACCCGACATGATCACCTTTGCCAAGGGCATTACCTGCGGCTATGTGCCCCTGGGCGGAGTCATTGTCAGCCGGGAAATCGCGGATCATTTTGATGAAAACGTTCTCTATTGCGGATTGACCTATTCGGGACATCCCATGGGATGTGCGGCCGGTATTGCCACCCTGGGGGTGTACAAGGAGCTGAATCTCATCGCCCGGGCCAAAGAGCGCGGGGTGCTTCTGGGTAACATCCTGGAAGATTTGCGGGAAAAGCACCCCTGTGTCGGTGAGGTGCGGTATATCGGACTGTTCTCGGCCATCGAGCTGGTAAAGGATCGTGCCACCCATGAACCCATTGTGCCCTACGGAAGCGATCCCCATAAAATCATGCCCAGAATTCTGGGCATGCTCATGGCCAGGGGATTCAGTACCTACACCCATGAAAATTGTATCATGATCGCCCCGCCGCTCATCATCACCGAAAAAGAATTGAAAGACGCCATGGCCATCATGGATGAGGTGTTGACTGAAGTCGATGCCATGATTTAGCTGCTTGCTGTAATACACTTCCCAAGTATGCGTGAAAAAACATCTTTAACCACATGATCACCAATGGTGCGGGGGCGATTCATGAATCGCCCCTTTTTGCAGCCACCAGGATGAGCTACAAAAACATCCATTGGCATCATGACGAGATGAGGAAAAAATGAGTTATACATACAGTATGCCGACCAAGGTTTTCTCCGGAAAAGGATGCATTGTGGCCCATAGTGCAGCCATCAGAGCCCATGGCTCAAAAGCAATGCTCGTCACGGGACGCAGCTCGGCCAAGAAAAACGGTTCCCAGGCCGATGTGATCAAGGCCCTGGAAAAGGAAGGAATGGACTATGTGGTGTTCGACAAGGTCATGAGCAATCCGACCATTGCCTGCAGTTATGAAGGGGCTGCTTTTGCCAGGAAAAACAAGGTTGACTGCATCATTGCCATAGGCGGCGGCTCACCCATGGACGCGGCAAAAGCCATGGCTTTGCTTGCGGCACAGGATATTGAAGAAAAGGACCTGTTTACCGGAAACTATCCCGGAGACGTCCTGCCCATTATAGCAGTGCCCACCACGGCAGGTACCGGATCGGAAGTCACTCAGTATTCCATATTGACCAATGATGCCGCCGCAACAAAAACCAGCATTGCAACACCGAAAATTTTTCCCAAAGTGGCCTATATCGACCCTCGATATATGGCCGGTCTACCGGCAACAACAACCATCAATACAGCCATGGATGCCCTGTCTCATGCCGTGGAGGGCATGTTAAGCGTGCGTGCGTCCGTTATATCCAACGCCCTGGCCAAGGAAAGCATCAGGCTCTTTGCTCAATGTGCCCCGGAGCTGGCCGAAGCTCCTGCTCCGCAATGGACAAAATTTTCTGAAGCAACAAGAGAGCAACTGGCCCAATGCGCCCTTCTTGCCGGGATGGTCATCGCCCAGACCGGAACAACAGCGGTCCATGCCATGGGCTATTCGTTGACCTACTTCAAGGATATTGATCATGGCCGTGCAAACGGTCTGCTCCTTGCCGAATATTTGAAGTTTGTTCAACAGGACGACCCACAGCTGGTCAACGACATTCTGGCCCCCATGCAGGTAAAAGATGTGGATGCATTCCAAACCTTTCTGGACAGACTGCTCGGCTCAAAAGAAACAATCACCAGGGAAGAGATCTTAAGTTTCAGCCAAAAGGCAATGCACACGAAGAACATTGCCAACAGCAGGGTCGAACCGACGCAAGAGGATATCAAAGCCATGTATCTGGCCTCATTGCAGGTGAATGCGTGATCAAAGAGAGGAGCGTTTACATGTACACATGCAGTCTCGAGAGAATGACTGAAAAAATCAAAAGCTTCAGCCGGTTTGGCGATACCGGGCATGGCGGTATCACCCGGTACGCCCTCTCTCCTGAAGATATCCGGGCAAGAAACGAATTTATCAGGCGGATGAAGGCCATTGGGGCCATCATTGAAATCGACGATGTGGCCAATGTCTATGCAACGCTTCCGGGAACCGATCCTTCGGCCAAGCGTATCGTCATGGGCTCCCACGTGGATTCCGTGAAAAACGGCGGCAATTACGACGGGATACTCGGGGTTCTGGCGGCCATGGAAGTACTGGAAACCGTGGTCGAGCAGAACATCGACCACGTACATCCCCTCACCGCCATGATATGGACCAATGAGGAAGGTTCTCTCTATCCTCCCGCCATGATGGCCTCGGGCATTGTTTGTTACGATTTTCTGCCTGAAGATGTGAGAAGGAACTTTCGATATGATGACATGATGGCCTCCAATAACGTTCTCAACAGGGAGGACACCTTTGGAAAGGCCCTTGATGCTTCGGGATTCAAAGGAGACAGGGCCAACCGTCTCTCTCCGGATGCATACTCGTGCATGTTCGAACTGCATATCGAGCAGGGCCCGATTTTGGAAGATGCGGGAAACCATGTGGGAGTGGTGGATTGCGTCCTTGGAATGTTCAACTGCCGTCTGCGATTCTATGGCCAGACAGTCCATGCAGGAACCTTTCCCATGCCCAAGAGGCAGGATGCCCTTTTTGCCGCATCCCAGGCACTTTGTTCTCTGCATGAAAAAATCGATGCCCTGGGATACGAGGATCTGGTGTATACAACCGGTGAAATCGCATGCCATCCCAACGTTCATACCTGTGTTCCAGACGAAGTGGATTTTTCCATAGATGTTCGGCATGAGCGTGCTGACGTGCTTGAAAAGGTCCTTGGCATTGTTGCAGACTGTGC encodes the following:
- a CDS encoding Zn-dependent hydrolase, whose protein sequence is MYTCSLERMTEKIKSFSRFGDTGHGGITRYALSPEDIRARNEFIRRMKAIGAIIEIDDVANVYATLPGTDPSAKRIVMGSHVDSVKNGGNYDGILGVLAAMEVLETVVEQNIDHVHPLTAMIWTNEEGSLYPPAMMASGIVCYDFLPEDVRRNFRYDDMMASNNVLNREDTFGKALDASGFKGDRANRLSPDAYSCMFELHIEQGPILEDAGNHVGVVDCVLGMFNCRLRFYGQTVHAGTFPMPKRQDALFAASQALCSLHEKIDALGYEDLVYTTGEIACHPNVHTCVPDEVDFSIDVRHERADVLEKVLGIVADCADKTWAGCTCRVETMWNRNTVYWDKTLVRYLKEAAEETGVKHQILHSGAGHDAQFVSYMLPTAMVFVQSKDGLSHCEREYSSPQHCTSGATVLLNAVLKADAKRNM